The Saxibacter everestensis genome has a window encoding:
- a CDS encoding PhoX family protein — MVLQQPMNRNLLPMAGHTRGKRSAVTCQLKCASACAKAVCNTSDNGYFRDIAGSALSRRKMLTGVGGALALVVTAGQVEGLGSTAAEAAQATRGGRPGTGLSFGAIDPVDAAVDEVTVPRGYRWEPIIRWGDPLFSDAPEFNPDRQSPGAQEQQFGYNNDYLDIIPLGRRNREALLVCNHEYTNAGIMFAETSNARQLDKQARIEMAAHGMAVVGLGRDGKGEPWKYVRGSRYNRRITATTRFELTGPAAGSKLLKTKADPDGRYPLGTFGNCAGGTTPWGTVLSGEENFNTYFVSPDTGAGAKRYGLANKPSSYGWERVDKRFDGNNKGYENEPNRFGYIVEIDPHDPESTPRKHTALGRMKHEGANVTVAPDGRVVAYMGDDERFDYLYKFVSRERMRKGNSKAAKRHNMSLLTDGDLYVAKFSGNSPESEIDGSGSLPSDGEFDGSGEWLPLVTNGRSRIDGMSVDEVLVFTRLAADKAGATKMDRCEDVQPHPGSGRVYVACTNNTDRGKTGKEGPTEVNPRTSNRDGHVVEITERRNDATSTRFGWTLLLVCGDPAKNDATYFSGYPAEQVSPISCPDNLAFDDSGNLWISTDGAPSTIGYNDGLFKVTLAGKNRGRVQQFLSVPTEAETCGPVVHEKDGMVFVAVQHPGEDGSYRDQHSYFPDYVQRSDKPEQGSFRLPRPSVIQVYRD, encoded by the coding sequence ATGGTCCTGCAACAACCGATGAACCGGAACCTGCTCCCGATGGCTGGGCACACACGCGGCAAGCGCAGTGCCGTTACGTGTCAGCTGAAGTGTGCGAGCGCCTGCGCCAAAGCGGTCTGCAACACGTCGGACAACGGATACTTCCGCGATATCGCCGGGTCCGCATTGTCCCGGCGGAAAATGCTGACCGGGGTGGGCGGCGCATTGGCCCTCGTGGTCACGGCCGGGCAGGTTGAGGGCCTCGGGTCGACGGCGGCAGAGGCGGCACAGGCTACTCGGGGTGGCCGGCCGGGCACGGGCCTCTCGTTCGGTGCCATCGACCCGGTTGACGCCGCGGTGGACGAGGTCACTGTGCCCCGAGGCTACCGGTGGGAGCCGATCATCCGCTGGGGCGACCCACTGTTTTCGGACGCGCCCGAGTTCAATCCTGACCGGCAATCCCCTGGTGCGCAGGAACAGCAGTTCGGTTACAACAATGACTATCTCGACATCATCCCGCTGGGCCGCCGCAACCGGGAGGCGCTGCTGGTCTGCAACCACGAATACACCAACGCCGGCATCATGTTCGCGGAAACCTCCAATGCCAGGCAGCTGGACAAGCAGGCGCGGATCGAAATGGCCGCCCACGGCATGGCGGTGGTCGGCCTGGGCCGGGATGGCAAGGGCGAACCATGGAAGTATGTACGCGGCAGCCGATACAACCGGCGGATCACCGCGACGACCCGGTTCGAGCTGACCGGTCCGGCCGCCGGATCAAAGTTGCTTAAGACGAAGGCGGACCCGGACGGCCGCTACCCCTTGGGCACGTTCGGCAACTGCGCAGGCGGCACGACGCCGTGGGGCACGGTGCTTTCCGGCGAGGAGAACTTCAATACCTACTTCGTCTCGCCGGATACCGGTGCCGGCGCGAAACGTTACGGTCTGGCCAACAAGCCGTCCAGCTACGGCTGGGAACGAGTCGATAAACGCTTCGATGGCAACAACAAGGGCTACGAGAACGAGCCGAACCGGTTCGGCTACATCGTTGAGATCGATCCACATGACCCGGAGTCGACGCCGCGGAAGCACACCGCGCTCGGCCGGATGAAGCACGAAGGCGCCAATGTGACTGTGGCACCGGACGGCCGCGTCGTTGCATACATGGGCGATGACGAGCGCTTCGACTACCTTTACAAGTTCGTCTCGCGGGAGCGGATGCGCAAGGGCAACAGCAAGGCGGCCAAAAGGCACAATATGTCCCTGCTGACCGACGGCGACCTGTACGTGGCGAAGTTCTCCGGGAATTCACCTGAGTCGGAAATCGATGGCAGTGGCTCGCTTCCCTCGGATGGCGAGTTCGACGGCAGCGGTGAATGGCTGCCGCTGGTGACGAACGGCCGGAGCAGGATCGATGGGATGAGCGTCGACGAGGTGCTGGTCTTCACTCGGCTCGCGGCCGACAAGGCGGGCGCCACGAAGATGGACCGTTGCGAGGACGTCCAGCCGCATCCGGGCAGTGGCCGGGTTTACGTTGCCTGCACCAACAACACCGATCGCGGTAAGACCGGCAAGGAGGGCCCGACCGAGGTCAATCCGCGCACGTCGAATCGGGATGGCCACGTCGTCGAGATCACCGAACGGCGGAATGACGCCACATCGACCAGGTTCGGCTGGACGCTGCTGCTGGTCTGCGGTGACCCGGCGAAGAATGATGCGACGTACTTCTCCGGCTATCCGGCCGAGCAGGTTTCGCCGATCTCATGCCCGGACAACCTCGCATTCGACGACAGTGGAAATCTGTGGATATCGACCGACGGAGCACCCAGCACGATCGGATACAACGACGGTCTGTTCAAGGTGACTCTCGCGGGAAAGAACCGAGGCCGGGTGCAGCAGTTCCTCTCCGTTCCGACCGAGGCGGAAACCTGCGGGCCGGTCGTCCATGAGAAAGACGGCATGGTTTTCGTGGCCGTGCAGCATCCAGGCGAGGACGGAAGCTACCGCGATCAGCACTCGTACTTCCCCGACTACGTGCAGCGCAGCGACAAGCCGGAGCAGGGCTCATTCCGGTTGCCGCGCCCATCGGTAATCCAGGTGTACCGGGACTGA
- a CDS encoding N-acetylglucosamine kinase has protein sequence MPTTPEAWPLSSSTSAQPAGRSNVVLGLDIGGSKTHAAIFVDGVISQEAFSGSANTQVVSREVAAVNLRSAYLDLGSPPVDRICAGAAGVDTDNDVRRLRLLLADVIADVPTRIAHDSRLILAAGGLSTGIAVIAGTGSAVWGTRDDGRQARAGGWGYLLGDEGGGYWTSIQAVRHTLGEYDAGRDVDQLSRDLLEACGLRTPDELIHHVHSHADRRYWARHAGVVFGNAVKGHPRAKQIVETGADALAEMIAQVADRLEIHGPVILGGGLSMHQPAVSERIRQQLSRRQISDIRVLRQDPIHGVPLLADQKIHG, from the coding sequence GTGCCTACTACGCCTGAAGCCTGGCCGCTGAGCTCCAGCACATCCGCGCAGCCTGCCGGGAGGTCTAACGTCGTGCTCGGCCTCGACATCGGCGGGTCCAAGACGCATGCCGCGATCTTCGTTGACGGGGTGATCAGCCAGGAGGCATTTTCCGGTAGCGCGAATACCCAGGTTGTTTCCCGTGAGGTTGCCGCCGTGAATCTACGCTCGGCATACCTCGACCTCGGCTCCCCGCCGGTCGACCGGATCTGCGCGGGTGCGGCCGGCGTCGACACCGATAACGACGTACGCAGGCTGCGTCTGCTGCTCGCCGACGTCATCGCCGACGTACCGACGCGGATCGCTCACGATAGCCGGCTCATCCTGGCAGCAGGCGGGCTCAGCACGGGCATCGCCGTCATTGCCGGCACAGGCTCGGCGGTGTGGGGGACCCGGGATGACGGCAGGCAGGCTCGCGCCGGCGGCTGGGGATACCTCCTGGGCGATGAGGGCGGCGGGTATTGGACAAGCATCCAGGCGGTGCGGCATACGCTGGGTGAGTACGACGCCGGCCGGGACGTCGACCAGCTCAGCCGGGACCTGCTGGAGGCTTGCGGCCTCCGCACACCGGACGAACTCATTCACCACGTCCATTCACATGCCGATCGCAGATACTGGGCCCGGCACGCGGGCGTCGTCTTTGGCAACGCCGTCAAGGGCCATCCACGCGCTAAGCAGATCGTCGAGACCGGTGCGGACGCGCTGGCGGAAATGATCGCTCAGGTCGCCGACCGGCTCGAGATTCACGGTCCCGTCATTCTTGGCGGCGGACTGTCAATGCACCAGCCAGCAGTCAGCGAACGGATCCGTCAGCAGCTTAGCCGCAGGCAGATCTCCGACATCCGCGTGCTGCGGCAGGATCCGATCCACGGCGTGCCCCTGCTGGCAGACCAGAAAATACATGGTTGA
- a CDS encoding sigma-70 family RNA polymerase sigma factor → MSVISVHGPSTSQVEHAEPIPSSKDLLRTARTCSDSIQRDRLRGEIVVRHRGVARSLAHQYSRRGIEEEDLYQTACLGLVKATNRFDPDRCDNFLAYAVPTMTGEIKRYFRDHGWMIRPPRQLQEAQQSMRSVVPRLEQTLRREPREDEIAEAAGISLKTVDRARAAYGMYSLASLDSPTCVGLESPDADNAYTRVEDMIALRAALTKLTPEEREILALRFFHDCTQAEIAARLHQSQVHISRRLRGILDRLRAALSE, encoded by the coding sequence GTGAGCGTCATTTCAGTCCACGGCCCTTCGACTTCACAAGTCGAGCATGCCGAACCAATTCCGAGCAGTAAAGATCTTTTGCGAACAGCAAGGACCTGCTCGGATTCCATCCAGCGAGATCGTCTCCGCGGCGAGATCGTCGTACGGCATCGGGGAGTCGCGCGGTCACTCGCGCACCAGTATTCCCGGCGGGGGATCGAGGAAGAGGACCTCTATCAGACGGCCTGCCTAGGTCTGGTCAAGGCCACGAACCGGTTCGACCCCGACCGCTGCGATAACTTCCTCGCCTACGCCGTTCCGACGATGACCGGCGAGATCAAGCGATACTTCCGCGACCACGGCTGGATGATTCGTCCGCCGAGGCAGCTGCAGGAAGCCCAGCAGTCGATGAGGTCCGTCGTGCCGCGGCTGGAACAGACTTTACGCCGGGAACCACGTGAAGATGAGATTGCCGAAGCGGCGGGAATTTCGCTGAAAACTGTCGATCGCGCCCGGGCTGCTTACGGCATGTACTCGTTGGCATCGCTGGATTCGCCGACCTGCGTGGGGCTGGAATCGCCGGACGCCGACAACGCCTACACCAGGGTTGAGGACATGATTGCGCTCCGGGCGGCCCTGACCAAGCTCACGCCCGAGGAACGCGAAATTCTCGCGCTGCGCTTCTTTCATGACTGCACCCAGGCCGAAATCGCCGCTCGGTTGCACCAGAGTCAAGTACATATTTCCCGTCGCTTGCGCGGCATTCTGGACCGGCTCCGGGCCGCCCTGTCGGAGTGA
- a CDS encoding ChaB family protein, whose translation MPKTKSSGQPKQSELPSTLQRSDKKAQRTYAKAHDSAAEEYHDERRANQVAFSALKHTHEKVGDHWEPKQKNGPSDAQSKGGKNTSRPTAGGVDANASKKHLYELAKRLDVAGRSSMSKDELVAAVQKANERETARARK comes from the coding sequence ATGCCTAAAACGAAGAGTTCAGGGCAACCGAAGCAGTCAGAGCTCCCGAGCACCCTGCAACGTTCCGACAAGAAGGCGCAACGCACGTACGCCAAGGCGCACGACTCCGCAGCGGAGGAGTATCACGATGAGCGACGGGCGAACCAGGTGGCGTTCAGCGCCCTGAAACATACCCATGAAAAGGTGGGTGATCATTGGGAGCCGAAGCAGAAGAACGGCCCCTCCGACGCCCAGAGCAAGGGTGGCAAGAACACCTCTCGGCCCACCGCCGGCGGAGTGGATGCCAACGCGTCAAAGAAGCACCTGTATGAGCTGGCGAAACGCCTTGACGTGGCTGGCAGGTCGTCGATGAGCAAGGACGAGTTGGTAGCGGCCGTCCAGAAGGCCAATGAGCGGGAGACAGCTCGCGCTCGGAAGTAG
- a CDS encoding FAD-dependent oxidoreductase, with the protein MAGPVRKSLWLDGKRERPIVPFAPTTAYDDVVIGAGLTGLSTAVALARAGRSVAVVEARYLGAAATGNTTAKLSLLQGTTLSKIRKHNSRRVARAYVDANRAGRDWLLELCTDRSVPVRHRAAVTFGVGPGSESQLEAEYAACRDAGLAVTRTETELPFPTHAAIQLADQAQFDPMDVLEALARELEETSGVIFERTRVVDVKPGEPCTITTEKGEIFGGNVIVATGSPILDRGLYFAKLTASRSYLVAFDVPGSLPQDMYLSVEAPTRSLRTAPGPNGDRLLVGGNGHIVGRQSETQALVDDLVAWTKQHFPQAEPSHSWSAQDHATHNLVPFVGRMPRGRGKIYVATGYNKWGMTNGVAAALRIAGEILGRPVSWARPLKTRVTGPADIAAGVKANAGVAMAGAKGWAQAERHELRDPHVDSAGVDGAGVVGAGVVGREDGKPVAAATVDGKSCKVSAVCTHLGGIVSWNDAESSWDCPLHGSRFSADGQVLEGPATRNLANVQQP; encoded by the coding sequence ATGGCAGGACCGGTCAGGAAATCATTGTGGCTCGATGGGAAGCGGGAAAGGCCGATTGTTCCGTTTGCGCCTACTACAGCGTATGACGACGTGGTGATCGGTGCTGGGCTGACCGGGCTTTCGACCGCGGTCGCTTTGGCACGAGCCGGGCGAAGTGTGGCCGTCGTCGAGGCGCGGTACCTTGGTGCGGCAGCGACCGGCAACACGACCGCGAAGCTCAGCTTGCTGCAAGGCACAACGCTGTCGAAGATCCGGAAGCACAATTCGCGCCGGGTGGCCCGGGCATATGTCGACGCGAACCGTGCCGGCCGCGATTGGCTGCTGGAGTTGTGCACCGACCGCTCGGTGCCGGTCCGGCACAGGGCGGCGGTGACCTTCGGCGTCGGGCCAGGCTCGGAGAGCCAGCTCGAGGCCGAATATGCTGCTTGCCGCGACGCAGGCCTTGCAGTCACCCGGACCGAGACCGAGCTGCCTTTCCCGACCCATGCGGCGATCCAGCTGGCCGATCAGGCCCAGTTCGATCCGATGGATGTCCTCGAGGCGCTTGCCCGCGAGCTTGAGGAGACTTCAGGCGTCATCTTCGAAAGAACGCGGGTCGTCGATGTGAAGCCCGGCGAGCCTTGCACCATCACTACCGAGAAAGGCGAGATCTTCGGCGGGAACGTCATCGTGGCCACCGGTAGCCCGATTCTCGATCGTGGGCTGTACTTCGCCAAACTCACCGCCAGCCGCTCCTACCTGGTCGCCTTCGATGTGCCAGGCAGCCTGCCACAGGACATGTACCTCTCGGTGGAGGCACCGACCCGATCACTGCGCACCGCCCCGGGACCGAACGGCGACCGGCTACTCGTCGGCGGTAACGGGCACATCGTCGGCAGGCAGTCGGAGACCCAGGCGCTCGTCGACGACCTGGTTGCCTGGACGAAGCAGCATTTTCCGCAGGCGGAGCCCAGCCATTCCTGGTCCGCCCAGGATCACGCAACGCATAACCTGGTGCCGTTTGTCGGCCGGATGCCGCGGGGCCGCGGGAAGATCTATGTTGCCACCGGCTACAACAAATGGGGCATGACGAACGGGGTAGCAGCGGCGTTGCGGATCGCCGGCGAGATTCTCGGTCGGCCGGTCAGCTGGGCGCGACCGCTGAAGACCCGGGTCACCGGCCCGGCGGATATTGCCGCCGGGGTGAAGGCGAACGCCGGAGTAGCGATGGCGGGCGCCAAGGGCTGGGCACAGGCGGAGCGGCACGAACTCCGTGATCCGCACGTCGACAGCGCAGGCGTCGATGGCGCGGGCGTGGTCGGCGCAGGCGTGGTCGGCCGGGAAGACGGCAAACCCGTCGCGGCCGCCACAGTGGACGGCAAGTCGTGCAAGGTATCCGCGGTATGCACTCACCTGGGCGGCATTGTTAGCTGGAACGACGCCGAATCATCCTGGGACTGCCCTTTGCACGGGTCCAGGTTTTCAGCGGATGGACAGGTGCTCGAAGGCCCGGCGACCAGGAACCTCGCCAACGTCCAGCAGCCGTAG
- a CDS encoding DNA topoisomerase IB: MRLRKSDQTKPGITRRRRGRGWQYFGPDGRTVDSEARSRVEALVIPPAWTDVWISPWHNGHIQAVGTDDAGRRQYLYHELWVATRNSQKHVHGRDVGKRLPEARKLVARHLALPGMPRERALATAFRMLDVGRFRAGNQEYAESNGSFGLATLLKSHVRIDGDALVFDYAAKSGVRRISRIEDSHLLDSIALMRRRRTGGEQLLAYRDHGRWIALDSADVNDYLRDVVGAETTAKDFRTWHATVLAAAALAAESRRLGAEPWSQTARKKAVSQVMRFVADELGNTPAVARGSYVDPRIVDLFWEGTTIGDAGRRGVRLTDDGDPLAGVLDVATSEAAETAVIRLLV, encoded by the coding sequence GTGCGGCTTCGTAAATCCGACCAGACGAAACCTGGCATCACCCGCAGACGGCGCGGCCGAGGCTGGCAGTACTTTGGCCCCGACGGGCGCACGGTCGACTCCGAAGCCAGGAGCCGGGTGGAGGCGCTCGTCATCCCGCCGGCCTGGACGGACGTGTGGATTTCGCCATGGCACAACGGTCATATTCAGGCGGTCGGCACCGATGACGCCGGCCGCCGGCAGTACCTTTACCACGAGTTATGGGTGGCAACCCGGAACTCGCAAAAACACGTGCACGGACGCGATGTCGGAAAGCGGTTACCGGAGGCTCGGAAACTAGTTGCCCGGCACCTCGCCCTTCCCGGCATGCCTCGGGAGCGCGCGCTCGCGACCGCCTTCCGGATGCTCGATGTCGGTCGTTTCAGGGCCGGCAATCAGGAGTATGCCGAGTCGAACGGCAGCTTTGGCCTGGCGACTCTGCTGAAATCGCACGTCCGCATCGACGGCGACGCCCTGGTGTTCGACTATGCGGCGAAGTCCGGCGTACGTCGGATTAGCCGGATCGAGGATTCGCACTTGCTGGACAGCATCGCCCTGATGCGACGCCGTCGCACCGGCGGGGAGCAGCTCTTGGCCTACCGCGACCACGGGCGTTGGATCGCGCTGGATTCCGCTGACGTCAACGACTATCTACGCGACGTGGTTGGCGCCGAAACCACTGCCAAGGACTTCCGGACCTGGCACGCAACCGTGCTTGCTGCGGCAGCCCTTGCGGCCGAATCGAGGCGCCTCGGAGCCGAACCCTGGTCGCAGACGGCCCGGAAGAAGGCGGTCAGCCAGGTGATGCGGTTTGTCGCCGACGAACTGGGCAATACGCCGGCCGTCGCCCGCGGCAGCTATGTGGATCCCCGGATTGTGGACTTGTTCTGGGAAGGAACCACGATTGGCGATGCGGGGCGTCGAGGCGTGCGGCTAACGGACGATGGCGACCCGCTGGCCGGGGTTCTGGACGTGGCAACATCCGAAGCCGCCGAGACCGCAGTCATTCGCCTGTTGGTGTAG
- a CDS encoding glycosyltransferase family 9 protein, producing the protein MIDRKPRLLALRALNLGDLLVAVPALRALRTGFPGHHIILAAPQWLGEVVDLIGSVDELLPTSGLDTAIAVGRQDIDVAVNLHGNGAQSRSLLDAVGARVKIGHRAPGWDGPEWIDDIHERHRWTRLLTEHRVAADPEDFRLQRPKVPGIDPGAVVVHVGAAYNSRKWPTERFAAVARVLRRSGRRIILTGSAAERPRALEVAELSGLAEDSVVTGKTSLGGLAAWIANAALLISADTGAAHLASAFATPSVVLFGPAPPARWGPPRGPHIVLTDEAVRRGDVFASTPDPALLAVTAQDVLDAVATLPVDRL; encoded by the coding sequence GTGATCGATCGGAAGCCCCGGTTGCTCGCGCTGCGCGCACTGAACCTTGGCGACTTGCTGGTCGCCGTGCCGGCACTTCGCGCCTTGCGGACCGGTTTCCCCGGACACCACATCATCCTCGCCGCACCACAGTGGCTCGGCGAGGTCGTCGACCTCATCGGGAGCGTTGACGAGTTGCTGCCGACCTCCGGTTTGGACACCGCGATAGCGGTAGGCCGCCAGGATATCGACGTCGCGGTGAATCTACATGGCAACGGAGCGCAAAGTCGGAGTCTGCTGGACGCCGTCGGTGCGCGGGTTAAGATCGGCCACCGCGCCCCCGGCTGGGATGGGCCCGAATGGATCGACGACATCCATGAACGGCACAGATGGACCCGGCTACTCACAGAGCACCGGGTCGCTGCCGACCCGGAAGATTTCCGGCTCCAGCGACCGAAAGTGCCCGGCATCGACCCGGGTGCGGTGGTGGTTCATGTCGGCGCGGCCTACAACAGCCGCAAGTGGCCCACCGAACGTTTTGCCGCAGTAGCTCGAGTCCTTCGTAGATCTGGCCGGCGAATCATCCTGACCGGCAGCGCGGCAGAAAGACCACGCGCCCTTGAGGTGGCCGAATTGTCCGGGCTCGCCGAGGACTCGGTCGTGACGGGCAAAACCAGCCTGGGCGGCCTCGCCGCCTGGATCGCCAACGCTGCACTGCTCATCTCGGCCGATACCGGTGCCGCGCATCTGGCGTCTGCATTCGCGACGCCGTCCGTGGTGCTGTTCGGGCCGGCCCCGCCGGCCCGCTGGGGGCCTCCCCGGGGCCCGCACATCGTGCTCACCGATGAGGCTGTGCGTCGCGGCGATGTCTTTGCGTCGACGCCGGACCCCGCGTTGCTGGCGGTCACCGCCCAGGACGTGCTCGACGCCGTGGCGACCCTACCCGTCGATAGGCTCTGA
- a CDS encoding CBS domain-containing protein, translated as MTTARDIMTSGTECVGENETLQQAAQKMRELNVGSLPICGEDNRLKGMLTDRDIVVKCLADGGDPQSVTAGELGQGKPVTVGADDDINVALEAMKQRQVRRIPVIDGHDLVGIISQADVARALPEAQVGELVELISN; from the coding sequence ATGACTACTGCACGAGACATCATGACATCGGGAACCGAATGCGTAGGCGAAAACGAGACTCTTCAGCAGGCGGCACAGAAGATGCGCGAACTCAACGTCGGTTCACTGCCGATCTGTGGCGAGGACAACCGACTCAAGGGGATGCTCACCGACCGCGACATCGTAGTGAAATGCCTTGCGGACGGCGGCGACCCGCAATCCGTGACCGCCGGTGAATTAGGTCAGGGTAAGCCGGTGACTGTTGGAGCAGACGATGACATCAATGTCGCCCTGGAAGCCATGAAGCAACGTCAGGTACGACGTATTCCGGTTATCGACGGGCATGACCTGGTCGGCATCATCAGCCAGGCCGATGTCGCCCGGGCGCTGCCGGAAGCACAGGTGGGAGAACTGGTAGAGCTGATCTCCAATTAG